From one Triticum urartu cultivar G1812 chromosome 3, Tu2.1, whole genome shotgun sequence genomic stretch:
- the LOC125545245 gene encoding 60S ribosomal protein L36-3-like: MAPSQPKSGLFVGINKGHVVTKRELPPRPSDRKGKGTKRVLFVRNLIREVAGFAPYEKRITELLKVGKDKRALKVAKRKLGTHKRAKKKREEMSSVLRKMRSGGGGAADKKK, encoded by the exons ATGGCGCCGTCGCAGCCCAAGTCAGGGCTCTTCGTGGGCATCAACAAGGGCCACGTCGTCACCAAGCGCGAGCTGCCGCCACGCCCGTCCGACCGCAAGGGG AAAGGTACCAAGAGGGTGCTGTTTGTCAGGAACTTGATTAGGGAGGTTGCTGGATTTGCTCCCTATGAGAAGCGTATCACTGAGCTTCTTAAGGTTGGAAAGGACAAGCGTGCACTCAAGGTCGCCAAGAGGAAGCTTGGTACTCACAAGAGAGCAAAGAAGAAGAGGGAGGAGATGTCAAGTGTCCTCAGGAAGATGAG GTCTGGTGGTGGTGGTGCCGCGGACAAGAAGAAATAG